One Chroicocephalus ridibundus chromosome 10, bChrRid1.1, whole genome shotgun sequence DNA window includes the following coding sequences:
- the PRKCD gene encoding protein kinase C delta type isoform X1 — MAPFLRISFNSFELGPVQNQGEQLQPFCAIKMKEALTTERGKTLVQKKPTMYPEWKSTFDAHIYEGRVIQIVLMKAAEEPLSEVTVGVSVLAERCKKGNGKAEFWLDLQPQGKVLMAVQYFLEDADCKQSMREEEGTVTMNRRGAIKQAKIHYIKNHEFIATFFGQPTFCSVCKDFVWGLNKQGYKCRQCNAAIHKKCIDKIIGRCTGTAANSRDTMFQKERFNIDMPHRFKVYNYMSPTFCDHCGSLLWGLVKQGLKCEECGMNVHHKCQKKVANLCGINQKLLAEALNQVSQKSTRRSDSGSVESVGIYQDFDKKPRGPGGDTTADSSEYDKLWEGSTAKTASRIASRRKFNIDSFVFHKVLGKGSFGKVLLAELKGKNEFFAIKALKKDVVLIDDDVECTMVEKRVLALAWENPFLTHLYCTFQTKDHLFFVMEFLNGGDLMFHIQDKGRFDLYRATFYGAEILCGLQFLHSKGIIYRDLKLDNVMLDKEGHIKIADFGMCKENVVGENKASTFCGTPDYIAPEILLGLRYTFSVDWWSFGVLLYEMLIGQSPFHGDDEDELFESIRVDTPHYPRWITKESKDILEKLFERDPTRRLGVTGSIRDHPFFKTINWAALEKREVDPPFRPKVKSASDYNNFDREFLSEKPKLSYSDKNLIESMDQSAFDGFSFINPKFEQILEK; from the exons ATGGCCCCTTTCTTACGGATATCTTTCAACTCCTTTGAGCTGGGACCTGTGCAGAATCAAGGGGAACAACTACAGCCTTTCTGTGCTATCAAGATGAAGGAAGCACTGACTACAG agagaggaaaaactctAGTTCAGAAGAAACCTACCATGTATCCAGAATGGAAATCAACTTTTGACGCCCACATTTACGAAGGACGGGTGATTCAGATTGTTCTCATGAAAGCAGCAGAAGAGCCATTATCTGAAGTGACTGTAGGTGTGTCAGTCCTGGCGGAGAGATGCAAGAAAGGCAACGGCAAAGCAGAATTCTGG CTTGACCTGCAACCTCAGGGGAAGGTGCTGATGGCTGTGCAGTATTTTTTGGAAGATGCAG ATTGCAAACAGTCGATGAGGGAAGAAGAGGGGACAGTAACTATGAACAGGAGAGGAGCCATCAAGCAAGCCAAAATCCACTACATCAAAAATCATGAATTTATTGCTACCTTCTTTGGACAACCTACGTTTTGTTCTGTCTGCAAAGACTTTGTATG GGGACTCAACAAGCAGGGATACAAATGTAGGC AATGCAATGCAGCTATTCATAAGAAATGTATTGATAAAATCATTGGGAGGTGCACTGGTACTGCAGCCAACAGCAGGGACACGATG TTTCAGAAGGAACGTTTCAACATTGACATGCCTCATCGCTTCAAAGTTTACAACTACATGAGCCCTACCTTCTGTGACCACTGCGGCAGCCTGCTCTGGGGGCTGGTCAAACAAGGACTCAAATGTGAAG AATGTGGGATGAATGTACATCACAAATGCCAGAAGAAGGTGGCAAACTTATGTGGAATAAACCAGAAGTTGCTAGCTGAAGCTTTAAATCAAGTTAGCCAG AAATCTACACGAAGGTCCGATTCTGGATCTGTAGAAAGTGTTGGTATTTATCAAGATTTTGATAAGAAACCTAGAGGTCCAGGGGGAGATACGACAG CAGATAGCAGCGAGTACGATAAACTCTGGGAGGGAAGCACAGCCAAGACAGCGTCACGAATTGCAAGCAGGAGAAAATTCAACATAGACAGCTTTGTCTTCCATAAAGTACTAGGGAAAGGAAGTTTTGGAAAG GTTCTGCTTGCTGAGCTGAAAGGGAAGAATGAATTCTTTGCTATCAAAGCTCTGAAAAAAGACGTGGTGCTAATTGATGATGACGTGGAATGTACCATGGTGGAAAAGCGGGTTCTCGCGCTTGCATGGGAAAATCCCTTTCTCACACATCTTTACTGCACGTTTCAGACAAAG GATCATCTGTTCTTCGTTATGGAGTTCCTGAATGGGGGAGACCTGATGTTCCACATACAAGACAAGGGGCGTTTCGATCTCTACAGAGCAAC GTTTTATGGAGCTGAAATTTTATGTGGGCTACAGTTTCTTCACAGCAAAGGCATTATTTATAG AGACCTAAAACTGGACAATGTGATGCTTGATAAAGAAGGCCACATCAAAATAGCTGATTTTGGAATGTGCAAAGAAAACGTTGTTGGCGAGAACAAGGCGAGCACTTTCTGCGGGACCCCAGACTACATCGCTCCCGAG ATCCTGCTAGGTTTGAGGTACACGTTCTCGGTGGACTGGTGGTCGTTTGGGGTCCTGCTGTACGAGATGCTTATCGGGCAATCCCCTTTCCATGGGGATGACGAAGATGAATTGTTTGAGTCAATCCGAGTAGACACCCCTCACTACCCACGCTGGATCACCAAGGAATCAAAAGATATCTTAGAAAAG CTATTTGAAAGGGATCCAACAAGACGACTTGGGGTCACTGGGAGTATCAGAGACCACCCTTTCTTCAAAACCATCAACTGGGCGGCGCTAGAGAAGAGGGAGGTGGACCCTCCTTTCAGGCCCAAAGTG AAATCAGCAAGCGACTACAACAACTTTGACAGAGAATTTCTGAGCGAGAAGCCAAAATTGTCTTACAGCGACAAAAACCTGATCGAGTCCATGGATCAGTCTGCATTtgatggattttcttttattaaccCTAAATTTGAACAGATCTTAGAAAAGTAA
- the PRKCD gene encoding protein kinase C delta type isoform X2 has translation MAPFLRISFNSFELGPVQNQGEQLQPFCAIKMKEALTTERGKTLVQKKPTMYPEWKSTFDAHIYEGRVIQIVLMKAAEEPLSEVTVGVSVLAERCKKGNGKAEFWLDLQPQGKVLMAVQYFLEDADCKQSMREEEGTVTMNRRGAIKQAKIHYIKNHEFIATFFGQPTFCSVCKDFVWGLNKQGYKCRQCNAAIHKKCIDKIIGRCTGTAANSRDTMFQKERFNIDMPHRFKVYNYMSPTFCDHCGSLLWGLVKQGLKCEECGMNVHHKCQKKVANLCGINQKLLAEALNQVSQKSTRRSDSGSVESVGIYQDFDKKPRGPGGDTTDSSEYDKLWEGSTAKTASRIASRRKFNIDSFVFHKVLGKGSFGKVLLAELKGKNEFFAIKALKKDVVLIDDDVECTMVEKRVLALAWENPFLTHLYCTFQTKDHLFFVMEFLNGGDLMFHIQDKGRFDLYRATFYGAEILCGLQFLHSKGIIYRDLKLDNVMLDKEGHIKIADFGMCKENVVGENKASTFCGTPDYIAPEILLGLRYTFSVDWWSFGVLLYEMLIGQSPFHGDDEDELFESIRVDTPHYPRWITKESKDILEKLFERDPTRRLGVTGSIRDHPFFKTINWAALEKREVDPPFRPKVKSASDYNNFDREFLSEKPKLSYSDKNLIESMDQSAFDGFSFINPKFEQILEK, from the exons ATGGCCCCTTTCTTACGGATATCTTTCAACTCCTTTGAGCTGGGACCTGTGCAGAATCAAGGGGAACAACTACAGCCTTTCTGTGCTATCAAGATGAAGGAAGCACTGACTACAG agagaggaaaaactctAGTTCAGAAGAAACCTACCATGTATCCAGAATGGAAATCAACTTTTGACGCCCACATTTACGAAGGACGGGTGATTCAGATTGTTCTCATGAAAGCAGCAGAAGAGCCATTATCTGAAGTGACTGTAGGTGTGTCAGTCCTGGCGGAGAGATGCAAGAAAGGCAACGGCAAAGCAGAATTCTGG CTTGACCTGCAACCTCAGGGGAAGGTGCTGATGGCTGTGCAGTATTTTTTGGAAGATGCAG ATTGCAAACAGTCGATGAGGGAAGAAGAGGGGACAGTAACTATGAACAGGAGAGGAGCCATCAAGCAAGCCAAAATCCACTACATCAAAAATCATGAATTTATTGCTACCTTCTTTGGACAACCTACGTTTTGTTCTGTCTGCAAAGACTTTGTATG GGGACTCAACAAGCAGGGATACAAATGTAGGC AATGCAATGCAGCTATTCATAAGAAATGTATTGATAAAATCATTGGGAGGTGCACTGGTACTGCAGCCAACAGCAGGGACACGATG TTTCAGAAGGAACGTTTCAACATTGACATGCCTCATCGCTTCAAAGTTTACAACTACATGAGCCCTACCTTCTGTGACCACTGCGGCAGCCTGCTCTGGGGGCTGGTCAAACAAGGACTCAAATGTGAAG AATGTGGGATGAATGTACATCACAAATGCCAGAAGAAGGTGGCAAACTTATGTGGAATAAACCAGAAGTTGCTAGCTGAAGCTTTAAATCAAGTTAGCCAG AAATCTACACGAAGGTCCGATTCTGGATCTGTAGAAAGTGTTGGTATTTATCAAGATTTTGATAAGAAACCTAGAGGTCCAGGGGGAGATACGACAG ATAGCAGCGAGTACGATAAACTCTGGGAGGGAAGCACAGCCAAGACAGCGTCACGAATTGCAAGCAGGAGAAAATTCAACATAGACAGCTTTGTCTTCCATAAAGTACTAGGGAAAGGAAGTTTTGGAAAG GTTCTGCTTGCTGAGCTGAAAGGGAAGAATGAATTCTTTGCTATCAAAGCTCTGAAAAAAGACGTGGTGCTAATTGATGATGACGTGGAATGTACCATGGTGGAAAAGCGGGTTCTCGCGCTTGCATGGGAAAATCCCTTTCTCACACATCTTTACTGCACGTTTCAGACAAAG GATCATCTGTTCTTCGTTATGGAGTTCCTGAATGGGGGAGACCTGATGTTCCACATACAAGACAAGGGGCGTTTCGATCTCTACAGAGCAAC GTTTTATGGAGCTGAAATTTTATGTGGGCTACAGTTTCTTCACAGCAAAGGCATTATTTATAG AGACCTAAAACTGGACAATGTGATGCTTGATAAAGAAGGCCACATCAAAATAGCTGATTTTGGAATGTGCAAAGAAAACGTTGTTGGCGAGAACAAGGCGAGCACTTTCTGCGGGACCCCAGACTACATCGCTCCCGAG ATCCTGCTAGGTTTGAGGTACACGTTCTCGGTGGACTGGTGGTCGTTTGGGGTCCTGCTGTACGAGATGCTTATCGGGCAATCCCCTTTCCATGGGGATGACGAAGATGAATTGTTTGAGTCAATCCGAGTAGACACCCCTCACTACCCACGCTGGATCACCAAGGAATCAAAAGATATCTTAGAAAAG CTATTTGAAAGGGATCCAACAAGACGACTTGGGGTCACTGGGAGTATCAGAGACCACCCTTTCTTCAAAACCATCAACTGGGCGGCGCTAGAGAAGAGGGAGGTGGACCCTCCTTTCAGGCCCAAAGTG AAATCAGCAAGCGACTACAACAACTTTGACAGAGAATTTCTGAGCGAGAAGCCAAAATTGTCTTACAGCGACAAAAACCTGATCGAGTCCATGGATCAGTCTGCATTtgatggattttcttttattaaccCTAAATTTGAACAGATCTTAGAAAAGTAA